TCCAAGGCGTAGTAGAGCTTCTCCGCTTTATCCGCATCATCTTTATAATAGTTAAACAAGATCGTTCCTTCAAAGTTACGGTTTAACTCATTGATCACCTCTTTGACCTGTTCCACGGGATAAGTTTTATTCTCCACACTACCTAAAACCCCAATCATGATGATTGGCTGGTCTATCGAGACCCCAAGGTGCTTCAGTAGTTTGGTACCTTTCTCCCTCTCTTCTGCACTAAGAAAAATCTTAGGTATATAATCGTAATCGAAATCTTCTCCTACCAATTCAGAGATAAGATTGAGTCTACTTGCAATGATTTGTCCATAACTCTCATCTATTTGCGCACTCCTTGTAGGGAATCCTTTCGTATAGATGCCATATCTTTTCTTAAAGGAGAATCTATTTTTAACCCCCGAAAGCGCAGAGATCACCCAGCTATCCATCTTAGAATATGGATCGATGATATAGTCATAATTACGACGACGTATTTTCCATGCAAACTTAAAAAGAGGAATCGCTTTTCTATCGGCATCGTCAAAAAGAATCAACTCATCGATATTAGGATTTCCTAGAGCCACCTCTTTGGTAAAATCAAAGACTAAATAGTCAATGGTCGCATCTGGATACTTCTTGCGCAAATTATTACAC
The Prolixibacteraceae bacterium DNA segment above includes these coding regions:
- a CDS encoding glycosyltransferase family 9 protein, with protein sequence MKILIIQQKRIGDVLVSTVLCNNLRKKYPDATIDYLVFDFTKEVALGNPNIDELILFDDADRKAIPLFKFAWKIRRRNYDYIIDPYSKMDSWVISALSGVKNRFSFKKRYGIYTKGFPTRSAQIDESYGQIIASRLNLISELVGEDFDYDYIPKIFLSAEEREKGTKLLKHLGVSIDQPIIMIGVLGSVENKTYPVEQVKEVINELNRNFEGTILFNYYKDDADKAEKLYYALDRKDNVVWKSGGKSLRELAQILSHVDLYIGNDCGHPHIAKSLSVPTFTFFAPQIDPDNWGILECMEKHNSTHLRDWEPDYKERYEKQDLLEKNRELYEKMDAQDVIKKIQDHLRKNQILSETGLWDEDK